One Peromyscus leucopus breed LL Stock chromosome 4, UCI_PerLeu_2.1, whole genome shotgun sequence genomic region harbors:
- the LOC114699669 gene encoding 60S ribosomal protein L32-like, producing MAALRPLVKPKILKRRTKKFIRHQSDRYVKIKRKWRKPRGIDNRVWRRFKGQILMPNIGYGSNKKTKHMLPSGFRKFLVHNVKELEVLLLCNKSYCAEIAHNVSSKNRKAIVERAVQLAIRVTNPNARLRSEENE from the coding sequence ATGGCTGCCCTCCGGCCTCTGGTGAAGCCCAAGATCCTCAAAAGGAGGACCAAGAAGTTCATCCGACACCAGTCAGACCGATATGTCAAAATTAAGCGAAAATGGCGGAAACCCAGAGGTATCGACAACAGGGTGTGGAGAAGATTCAAGGGCCAGATCCTCATGCCTAACATTGGTTACGGGAGCAACAAGAAAACCAAGCACATGCTCCCTAGCGGCTTCCGGAAGTTTCTGGTCCACAATGTCAAGGAGCTGGAAGTGCTGCTGTTGTGCAACAAATCTTACTGTGCTGAGATTGCTCACAATGTTTCCTCCAAGAACCGAAAAGCCATCGTGGAAAGAGCTGTACAGCTGGCCATCAGAGTCACCAATCCCAACGCCAGGCTACGCAGCGAAGAAAACGAGTAG